The nucleotide sequence TATTCGGCTGCATCTTCCTCCTGGTTCTTGTAGCTGGGCTGCTCGAAATGACAGATAAATAGTGAGTGGTAGAGGGCTTCGCTTCAAAAGAAATGTTTGTTGTAGATCCATCAATATCCCCGTTCCTTGCTGGGATGTGGATGGGTTAAAAATGGGAGGATCTTTGAGTCAATGGTAAATCCCCCACGAATAATCCAGAAAATGGTCCTAAACCAACTGGAGAGCACTCTGTTtaccaggggaaaaaataaaagtggggATGAGCTGGAAAATGATTCCTCACCTCAAGGAAAGGGATCCCACTGCTGCAGGGACTCGGGCATTGTGCTGGCTGCGATCCCCACGTCCTGGACTGGCTCCTGGGGTCCCCAGGGTTCAGAAGAGGGCTCAGCCtctgtcccagagcagctccaggggtcCCCAGGGTTCAGAAGAGGATTCAGCCTCTGTCCCAGAGTGGTTCCAGGGTCCCCAGGGGTTCAGCCtctgtcccagagcagctccagggggtCCCCAGGGGTTCAGCCTCTGTCCcggagcagctccaggggtcCCCAGGGTTCAGAAGAGGGCTCAGCCtctgccccagagcagctccaggggtcCCCAGGGTTCAGAAGAGGGCTCAGCCtctgccccagagcagctccaggggtcCCCAGGGGTTCAGCCtctgccccagagcagctccaggggtcCCCAGGGGTTCAGCCtctgccccagagcagctccaggggtcCCCAGGGGTCCCCAGAGGTTCAGCCtctgtcccagagcagctccagggtccCCAGGGTTCAGAAGAGGGCTCAGCCTCTGCCCCggtgctgctgccccagaagGTTGGGGATGCACGGCTGGGCCCCTCTGCCTGTGCCTCGATGTCTTTTGTCGCAGAGCTGCTCAGGACAGCGCTGAACGAGCCCGGCTCGGTGCGGACAGcgcaggtgagcggggccgTGGGGCGGGCGATGCCACGGGGGCCATTTCCACACGGCACAGGGCAGCGGGGCGCTCGGAGAGCCCCGAGCTCGCTGCAGAGGTGCCAACggggctctcctgctgctcaggtgGTGCAGTACGAGCTGGGCTATGTCGTCTGTGCCGCCGTGGCTCTGCTCTTCGCCGTGGCCGTGCCGGTGGCCGGGATGTGCTTCTGCTACTGCCGGAGCCGGCGGCGGTGCGGGGGCCGCCTCCGCGCCCACCGGCGCTCGCTgggctgccgccgccgctgcctgCTGGCCTGCCTGTCCCTCACCTCCCTCGTCATGCTGTGAGTGCCCCGAATCGCCCCCAAAACCGCGCCGGGCGGGGGTCACCGCCTCAAGGTCAGCGCCCGCTGGTTCTCCGCAGGGTCAGCGCCAGCTGTGCCCTGGTCAGCAGCCAGCGGGTGAAGGGGCAGAtggagccggggctgggggctgtgcccTCCACCCTGCGCACCCTACAGCAGCACCTGGACAACGTCCCCCAGGTGGGTCTCCATGTGGGCGGCCTCGCCCGTCGCCCAGGGGTGCCGCGTTTCCCTCCGGGGATAGTTGGGTGTAATTTCCCTCCAcacagccccccgaatgaatccgaccagctcagagatatggggctgtgaggggaggaattcaggagagggaaaagtattcaaaagaggttcttaccccagggaagttggaacagctctctttattctgtggtgtccatggagagcggggcaaaagagaaagagcaggaagttttaggggtctatataggttttggacagggtgggcactcctggctccccgccaaccccattggggcaggaaggaggatccaggggttatcctgatcagagccacagaggcccggggaaaggggggacaaaagggtgcCCAGGAACTCACCGTAACAGTTGGGCAGGcaagaggagagaggtggctgcattaaaaatgtatttcgAGTGGCAGCACGAGGCTCCCTCCGCTCCCGGCGGCTGCTGCCTGCGGCTGACCGGCCCCTCTTTCCCGGCAGGGCGTGCAGATGGCGGTGGACAAGTTCGAGGTGCCCCAAAAGCAGATCCTCTCCGACCTGGGGGGTAAGCGCGGTGCCGGCGGTGCCCCGAGCCCGCGGCGGGGATGGATGTGGTGCTGACGCTGCCACGGTGCCTTGCAGGGCTCAGCCGGAGCGTGGGGCTCTCCATCCACGCGCAGCTCAGCGCCGTGACCTACGCGGCGCTGGCGGATCTGCAGGACAGGGCCGCAGGTACCGGAGCGGGGCACCGACACCGGGGCGAGGCCTCGGCGGGGCGGCTGAGGGCAGCGGTGTGACCGAGCCCTGGGGTTTCTCTTTCAGAGCTGCAGGCCTCGCTGCAGCATCTGCAGACGGTGCACAGCACGGCGCGGGCGCTGGCGGCGGCGCAGGCCGAGCTGGAGCCGGCGCTGCGGGAGCGGAGGCGCGGCGCGGTCGCGCTCCTGGACGACCCTCGCTGCACGTCCTGCGCCAgcgccctgggcagggcacagcgCCTGCAGCTGGGCGCCGACTTCGCCAAGGTGGGCACGAGCCCCTGGTCCCATGGCCACCTCCCCGTGCCGCTGCCCCGCGGCTCACGGGCTCCTTCCGCCACCCCAAGGTGCCGTCGGTGGAGAAGGTGTTGAAGGCGCTGGCCGGCCTGCCCCGAAGTGACTTTGCGGAGATGATTCGCCAGGTTGGGGGCTCAGGGCGAAGCATGGGGGGGTCCAGGAcccacaggcagctccagctgaggtgctcagcaccctctTGTTCCCTGCAGGGCAATGGCACCTTCAACTCCATCCCGGAGCTGGCCGTGGAGAGGATGGCGCAGCTCATCCTGGGTGAGTGGGGCTGCCACAACGCGTGGGGACATCCTCCACGTGGGGAATCCTCTTGGGGACATCCTCCACACGGGGAATCCTCTTggggacatcttccactagggGAATCCTCTTGGGGACATCCTCCATGCGGGGAATCCTCTTGGGGACATCCTCCACGTGGGGAATCCTCCTGGGGACATCCTCCACGTGGGGAATCCTCTTGGTGACATCCTCCATGTGGGGAATCCTCTTGGGGACATCCTCCATGTGGGGAATCCTCTTGGGGACATCCCCTACGTGGGGAATCCTCCTGGGGACATCCTCCATGTGGGGAATCCTCCTGGGGACATCCTCCATGTGGGGAATCCTCCACGCGTGGAATCCTcatgggggacacggggtgggGTGCAGGGAGCATCCCCCCgtccagcccagccttggcCCCGCAGATCTGCGTGCTGACCTGGCCCGCACGGCGGAGAAGGTGCAGTCCATCGCCGACAGCTTCCCGCTGCCGGACTACACGCGGCCCGCGAGCGAGGCGCTGGCGGAGGCGGAGCGGCGGAGCCGGCCGTACCTGCGGGAGGCGCGGCGCTTCGAGCGCTACAGGTGAGCCGGGAACGGCCCCGAGCCCCTGGCGCCTCAGCCCCgctgctggctggaggctgTGCCCGCTGCTCTTCCCCCCAGGTGGATCGCGGGCACGGTGCTGTGCTccatcatcctcctcatcctcgcCTGCAACGTGAcgggaatggccctgggggccTACGGGCTCTCCAAGCGGGAGGACCCCAGTGACTACGAATGCCGAGGAGAAGCTGGCGCCAAGTTCCTCCTGGTGTAAGCCTctctgggggctggggggctgctcCATCTCAcaccacccccaaaaaaatccaggcaAAGCCAAGGGATGGGTTGGGAGAGGTCCCACGGAAAAAGTTTGGAAGTGGCCGCCCGCGCCGGCGGCTTTGGGAGAAGCTGCTCCTCCCTGggagcccggccccgctgcctgGCACAccccgctgccagccctgccctgccctgcccggcgTGCCCGGGCTGGGGACGGAGCCGcggggctgcagctggcagggcaggtCCCTTCCTGCCCGCTCGGGGCTGCCGAGCCACCAGCGGCCgcctcctctccctcttccagCGGCGTGGCCTTGGCTTTCCTGTTCTCCTggctcctcatcctcctggtTTTCGCCACCTTCCTGGTCGGGGGCAACATCCAGACGCTGGTCTGCAGGAATTGGGTCAACCAGGAGATTTATAAGGTGGGTGGCCACACATCCACCCATCGCCCTGGAAATCTCTCCTTCCGTGCACCAAACCACCTCCAAGGGCTCTGTGTCTTCTCCCTAAACCCGACTGGAAAAACCCAGTCCTAGACCAGAAGATTAAATTTAGGATTAGCGCCTCGGATTTGCATCACCAGCTGGGAATCACCTTTGTGCTGTTAATTCACCTCCTAATTGCTGTTCCCTGGTCCTTGGGCGCACcgggggtgctggggcaggcagctcggggtggtggggctgggagagggactggggccgtggggctgggagagggactggggccatggggctgggagagggactggggccatggggctgggagagggactggggccgtggggctgggagagggactggggctgtggggctgggctcggggtggtggggctgggagagggactggggccgtggggctgggaaagggactGGGGCCGTGGGGCTGGGCTCGGGACTGTCCCCATGGCAGTGCCACACGCGGGCAGGCCCCTCCCAACACACCCGTGGCAATGTCCCAGTAAAGCCAAAATCAGTTCAGGCTGCGAGGAGCTACCCCAGGATACCCCTGCGAGGGCAGAGCACCCCCAGATCTCTGCTGGGAGCGCCCCTGACCCCGCTTTTCCTCCTGTTCGGCCCAGTTCATCGACACCCCCGGGAACCTCCCTCCATCCATGAACCTCAGCCGCCAGCTCAACCTCAGGAGGGATTCCAACCTCAGCTCGGCGTACCGGTGAGACCCGCAGGAGCTGCCCCGTGCAGCCAGGGCGGCTTTGGCACCGCTCTGCCAACggccctgtgccctgcagggagTGCAAGGGCGGCGCGGGGCTCtgggaggtgctgcagctcGACAGCTCCTACGACCTGGACGAGCACCTGAGAACCCCCAAGGTGAGGGctggctccaggcagagctTCTGCTCACAGCAGCTGTACTGGGCTGACTGGGAGCCCTGCAGAACGCCCCGTCCCACCCTACAGTACACGGCTGATCTCCAAAAACGCCTGGGAGGCTTCACGGTGAGCCTGGGGGACGTGCGGCTCCTCCGCAGCGAGGGCAGGCAGGACCTGGAGACCTTCGCCCGCAGCGGGCTGGACGAGCTGGACTACGGGCGCTTCCAGGAGGAGGTGAGGGGTGCCCCTGTGAGCCAGACCCCGCTGCTGGATGTGGGGCTGGGTTTTGGGCAGCCCCCAACTCCGTTTCCCCGCAGCTGCAAAACCCCGTGGTGCAGACCAGCCTGCCCGGCTTGGCCAGGagcctggaggggctgcagaagATGCAGGTGAGCGGTGGGGCGGGCGGAGGGGGGTCCTGGAGCCCTCGGGGGTGGCAGGGCCGGGCTGACCCCGCTGTGCCCCGCAGAGGAACGGCACGGTGGCCGGGCGGCTGGCAGCCGAGGCGCGGGCGCTGTGGCACATGCAGAACTCCACGGTGCGGGCGCAGGAGGCTTTGGTGGTGAgtccctgctgggctggtgGCAGCGGTGCCACTGGCACGCCCTTGAAGGGGACAAGCTTGAGGTTTCTGAGCCTTTCTCACCTCCCTGTCCCGCAGGCAAAGCTGGGGGAAAGCGTCCAGTTCCTCTCCCGCTTGGCACCGCACCTCAAGGTACTCACGCGTCTCTTCCAGCCCCAAAAAACTCACGGTGCTCCATGGCTCCcatctgccaaaaaaaaaaaaaaaattacagctgcaGGGTGATGGGAGAGCCAGGGAAAATGCCAGCCAGGAGAATCTGTCTCCTTTAGGGACTGGATTCGCTGTTGCAAAGCAGAAATCTCCCTGCAAAGGGGttttcctgctcagggcacatccccctgtccctgccctcggCACCCAGAGCCAATTTGGGGCTGCTCCCTGCGCCCCCGGGCACCCACCCCGCTGCTGCGGGCCCTGAGGGtgctctgccctccctgtgcTTCCCCAGGAGCGGGTGAGGAGGACGCTGGCCACCACGGCCTCGCTGGAAGCCCGGCTGCCCCTGCAGGCCCAGCAGATCCTGCGGCAGGTGAGGCGGGGTGGGTGAACCAGCCggggggaaagagggagaagagggaacCGGGAGCCTTCAGCCTCGTGTCCCGGCCTGAATGAGCCCGGAGAGAGGCTGGGGCCGGGCTGGGAAGTGTGGGAATGGAACCGGGATGGGAATGCAGGGTTAAATCCGGGCTGGGAATGAGGGGTTAAATCCGGACTGGGAATGAGGGGTTAAATCTGGACTGGGAAGTGCAGGGTTAAATCCGGGCTGGGAATAAGGGGTTAAATCCAGACTGGGAATGCGGGGCTGAATCCGGACTGGAAAAGTCTGGGATTAAATCTGggctgggaatgcagggctgAATCCGGACTGGGAAGTGCAGGATGGAACTGGGCTGGGAAGTGCAGATTAAATCCAGGCTGGGAATACGGGATGAAATCCAGACTGGGAAGTGCGGGGCTCTCCCTCCACGCTGccttccttcccctgcccagGAGCTCGGCTGCTTCACCAGGAAGGAGCTGCGGTATTTCACCCAGTACCTCAACTGGGTCGGGCAGACGGTGAGAGCTCCCCGCCACCCCgcgggggtttttggggcgcAGGAGCCCCACGGATCCTGCCCCGCCAGCAGCCAGGCCTGACGCCTTGTTCCGCTCCTCCTTGCAGCTGAGGGAGGACGTGGCTTCGTGCCAGCCGCTGGCCACGGCCCTGGACAACGGGCGGGTCATCCTGTGCGACCGCATCGCCGAGCCCTGGGTAGGGATCCCCCTCGATGGGGAGCACCGAGGCTCCCCAAACCCTCCGGAGCTCGGGGCTGCCCCTCGTGTGCTCAGCGAGGTGGGTTCTCCTTGCAGAACGCCTTCTGGttcagcctgggctgctgcaccttcctcctcatccccaGCATCATCTTCGCCATCAGGCTCACCAAACACTTCCGCCCCATCCGCAACCGCCTCATGTgagcggc is from Taeniopygia guttata chromosome 22, bTaeGut7.mat, whole genome shotgun sequence and encodes:
- the PROM2 gene encoding prominin-2 isoform X1, with the translated sequence MSWKMIPHLKERDPTAAGTRALCWLRSPRPGLAPGVPRVQKRAQPLSQSSSRGPQGLSLCPRAAPGVPRVQKRAQPLPQSSSRGPQGFSLCPRAAPGVPRGSASAPEQLQGSPGVPRGSASVPEQLQGPQGSEEGSASAPVLLPQKVGDARLGPSACASMSFVAELLRTALNEPGSVRTAQVVQYELGYVVCAAVALLFAVAVPVAGMCFCYCRSRRRCGGRLRAHRRSLGCRRRCLLACLSLTSLVMLVSASCALVSSQRVKGQMEPGLGAVPSTLRTLQQHLDNVPQGVQMAVDKFEVPQKQILSDLGGLSRSVGLSIHAQLSAVTYAALADLQDRAAELQASLQHLQTVHSTARALAAAQAELEPALRERRRGAVALLDDPRCTSCASALGRAQRLQLGADFAKVPSVEKVLKALAGLPRSDFAEMIRQVGGSGRSMGGSRTHRQLQLRCSAPSCSLQGNGTFNSIPELAVERMAQLILDLRADLARTAEKVQSIADSFPLPDYTRPASEALAEAERRSRPYLREARRFERYRWIAGTVLCSIILLILACNVTGMALGAYGLSKREDPSDYECRGEAGAKFLLVGVALAFLFSWLLILLVFATFLVGGNIQTLVCRNWVNQEIYKFIDTPGNLPPSMNLSRQLNLRRDSNLSSAYRECKGGAGLWEVLQLDSSYDLDEHLRTPKYTADLQKRLGGFTVSLGDVRLLRSEGRQDLETFARSGLDELDYGRFQEELQNPVVQTSLPGLARSLEGLQKMQRNGTVAGRLAAEARALWHMQNSTVRAQEALVVSPCWAGGSGATGTPLKGTSLRFLSLSHLPVPQAKLGESVQFLSRLAPHLKERVRRTLATTASLEARLPLQAQQILRQELGCFTRKELRYFTQYLNWVGQTLREDVASCQPLATALDNGRVILCDRIAEPWNAFWFSLGCCTFLLIPSIIFAIRLTKHFRPIRNRLISTGSEETCPFHIPRVTALKL
- the PROM2 gene encoding prominin-2 isoform X3; the encoded protein is MSWKMIPHLKERDPTAAGTRALCWLRSPRPGLAPGVPRVQKRAQPLSQSSSRGPQGLSLCPRAAPGVPRVQKRAQPLPQSSSRGPQGFSLCPRAAPGVPRGSASAPEQLQGSPGVPRGSASVPEQLQGPQGSEEGSASAPVLLPQKVGDARLGPSACASMSFVAELLRTALNEPGSVRTAQVVQYELGYVVCAAVALLFAVAVPVAGMCFCYCRSRRRCGGRLRAHRRSLGCRRRCLLACLSLTSLVMLVSASCALVSSQRVKGQMEPGLGAVPSTLRTLQQHLDNVPQGVQMAVDKFEVPQKQILSDLGGLSRSVGLSIHAQLSAVTYAALADLQDRAAELQASLQHLQTVHSTARALAAAQAELEPALRERRRGAVALLDDPRCTSCASALGRAQRLQLGADFAKVPSVEKVLKALAGLPRSDFAEMIRQVGGSGRSMGGSRTHRQLQLRCSAPSCSLQGNGTFNSIPELAVERMAQLILDLRADLARTAEKVQSIADSFPLPDYTRPASEALAEAERRSRPYLREARRFERYRWIAGTVLCSIILLILACNVTGMALGAYGLSKREDPSDYECRGEAGAKFLLVGVALAFLFSWLLILLVFATFLVGGNIQTLVCRNWVNQEIYKFIDTPGNLPPSMNLSRQLNLRRDSNLSSAYRECKGGAGLWEVLQLDSSYDLDEHLRTPKYTADLQKRLGGFTVSLGDVRLLRSEGRQDLETFARSGLDELDYGRFQEELQNPVVQTSLPGLARSLEGLQKMQRNGTVAGRLAAEARALWHMQNSTVRAQEALVAKLGESVQFLSRLAPHLKERVRRTLATTASLEARLPLQAQQILRQELGCFTRKELRYFTQYLNWVGQTLREDVASCQPLATALDNGRVILCDRIAEPWNAFWFSLGCCTFLLIPSIIFAIRLTKHFRPIRNRLISTGSEETCPFHIPRVTALKL
- the PROM2 gene encoding prominin-2 isoform X2; amino-acid sequence: MSWKMIPHLKERDPTAAGTRALCWLRSPRPGLAPGVPRVQKRAQPLSQSSSRGPQGLSLCPRAAPGVPRVQKRAQPLPQSSSRGPQGFSLCPRAAPGVPRGSASAPEQLQGSPGVPRGSASVPEQLQGPQGSEEGSASAPVLLPQKVGDARLGPSACASMSFVAELLRTALNEPGSVRTAQVVQYELGYVVCAAVALLFAVAVPVAGMCFCYCRSRRRCGGRLRAHRRSLGCRRRCLLACLSLTSLVMLVSASCALVSSQRVKGQMEPGLGAVPSTLRTLQQHLDNVPQGVQMAVDKFEVPQKQILSDLGGLSRSVGLSIHAQLSAVTYAALADLQDRAAELQASLQHLQTVHSTARALAAAQAELEPALRERRRGAVALLDDPRCTSCASALGRAQRLQLGADFAKVPSVEKVLKALAGLPRSDFAEMIRQGNGTFNSIPELAVERMAQLILDLRADLARTAEKVQSIADSFPLPDYTRPASEALAEAERRSRPYLREARRFERYRWIAGTVLCSIILLILACNVTGMALGAYGLSKREDPSDYECRGEAGAKFLLVGVALAFLFSWLLILLVFATFLVGGNIQTLVCRNWVNQEIYKFIDTPGNLPPSMNLSRQLNLRRDSNLSSAYRECKGGAGLWEVLQLDSSYDLDEHLRTPKYTADLQKRLGGFTVSLGDVRLLRSEGRQDLETFARSGLDELDYGRFQEELQNPVVQTSLPGLARSLEGLQKMQRNGTVAGRLAAEARALWHMQNSTVRAQEALVVSPCWAGGSGATGTPLKGTSLRFLSLSHLPVPQAKLGESVQFLSRLAPHLKERVRRTLATTASLEARLPLQAQQILRQELGCFTRKELRYFTQYLNWVGQTLREDVASCQPLATALDNGRVILCDRIAEPWNAFWFSLGCCTFLLIPSIIFAIRLTKHFRPIRNRLISTGSEETCPFHIPRVTALKL
- the PROM2 gene encoding prominin-2 isoform X4, whose translation is MRAAGPLPLPLLLTWALLLGTAASQQCHPAGPAAVLRFTDRHAELRVPALHRVPSSLDPLYGLVRHCLDLIQQNPLPTELLRTALNEPGSVRTAQVVQYELGYVVCAAVALLFAVAVPVAGMCFCYCRSRRRCGGRLRAHRRSLGCRRRCLLACLSLTSLVMLVSASCALVSSQRVKGQMEPGLGAVPSTLRTLQQHLDNVPQGVQMAVDKFEVPQKQILSDLGGLSRSVGLSIHAQLSAVTYAALADLQDRAAELQASLQHLQTVHSTARALAAAQAELEPALRERRRGAVALLDDPRCTSCASALGRAQRLQLGADFAKVPSVEKVLKALAGLPRSDFAEMIRQVGGSGRSMGGSRTHRQLQLRCSAPSCSLQGNGTFNSIPELAVERMAQLILDLRADLARTAEKVQSIADSFPLPDYTRPASEALAEAERRSRPYLREARRFERYRWIAGTVLCSIILLILACNVTGMALGAYGLSKREDPSDYECRGEAGAKFLLVGVALAFLFSWLLILLVFATFLVGGNIQTLVCRNWVNQEIYKFIDTPGNLPPSMNLSRQLNLRRDSNLSSAYRECKGGAGLWEVLQLDSSYDLDEHLRTPKYTADLQKRLGGFTVSLGDVRLLRSEGRQDLETFARSGLDELDYGRFQEELQNPVVQTSLPGLARSLEGLQKMQRNGTVAGRLAAEARALWHMQNSTVRAQEALVVSPCWAGGSGATGTPLKGTSLRFLSLSHLPVPQAKLGESVQFLSRLAPHLKERVRRTLATTASLEARLPLQAQQILRQELGCFTRKELRYFTQYLNWVGQTLREDVASCQPLATALDNGRVILCDRIAEPWNAFWFSLGCCTFLLIPSIIFAIRLTKHFRPIRNRLISTGSEETCPFHIPRVTALKL
- the PROM2 gene encoding prominin-2 isoform X5 codes for the protein MRAAGPLPLPLLLTWALLLGTAASQQCHPAGPAAVLRFTDRHAELRVPALHRVPSSLDPLYGLVRHCLDLIQQNPLPTELLRTALNEPGSVRTAQVVQYELGYVVCAAVALLFAVAVPVAGMCFCYCRSRRRCGGRLRAHRRSLGCRRRCLLACLSLTSLVMLVSASCALVSSQRVKGQMEPGLGAVPSTLRTLQQHLDNVPQGVQMAVDKFEVPQKQILSDLGGLSRSVGLSIHAQLSAVTYAALADLQDRAAELQASLQHLQTVHSTARALAAAQAELEPALRERRRGAVALLDDPRCTSCASALGRAQRLQLGADFAKVPSVEKVLKALAGLPRSDFAEMIRQGNGTFNSIPELAVERMAQLILDLRADLARTAEKVQSIADSFPLPDYTRPASEALAEAERRSRPYLREARRFERYRWIAGTVLCSIILLILACNVTGMALGAYGLSKREDPSDYECRGEAGAKFLLVGVALAFLFSWLLILLVFATFLVGGNIQTLVCRNWVNQEIYKFIDTPGNLPPSMNLSRQLNLRRDSNLSSAYRECKGGAGLWEVLQLDSSYDLDEHLRTPKYTADLQKRLGGFTVSLGDVRLLRSEGRQDLETFARSGLDELDYGRFQEELQNPVVQTSLPGLARSLEGLQKMQRNGTVAGRLAAEARALWHMQNSTVRAQEALVAKLGESVQFLSRLAPHLKERVRRTLATTASLEARLPLQAQQILRQELGCFTRKELRYFTQYLNWVGQTLREDVASCQPLATALDNGRVILCDRIAEPWNAFWFSLGCCTFLLIPSIIFAIRLTKHFRPIRNRLISTGSEETCPFHIPRVTALKL